The proteins below are encoded in one region of Pseudomonas putida S13.1.2:
- the rluB gene encoding 23S rRNA pseudouridine(2605) synthase RluB produces MSEQDLQDTEITPPSGEKLQKVLARIGVGSRRDVEAWISQGRIKVNGVAATLGQRVDLHDAIAVDGKLIKREEAAEATRRVIMYNKPDGEICTRDDPEGRPTVFDRLPRPKEGRWINIGRLDINTTGLLLFTTDGELANRLMHPSYEMDREYAVRVRGEVDDEMIERLKAGVMLEDGPAKFTDIQKAPGGEGFNHWYHCVVMEGRNREVRRLWESQGMVVSRLKRVRFGPVFLNSDLPMGRWREMTQGEIDILAAEVGLQPVALPAMKLKAKDKMERLQRKSTRPLGRGERVRNLRPAHEGAATGERPARQPREEAPRKPNRGSTVAERPSDMRKRPGKPEGDKPAGRGRGKPRG; encoded by the coding sequence ATGAGTGAGCAAGACCTGCAAGATACCGAAATCACCCCGCCATCCGGCGAAAAGCTGCAGAAAGTGCTGGCGCGCATTGGCGTGGGCTCGCGCCGTGATGTCGAGGCCTGGATCAGCCAGGGTCGCATCAAGGTCAACGGCGTCGCGGCTACCCTTGGCCAGCGCGTCGACCTGCACGACGCCATTGCCGTAGACGGCAAGCTGATCAAGCGCGAAGAGGCCGCAGAGGCCACTCGCCGGGTGATCATGTACAACAAGCCCGATGGCGAAATCTGCACCCGTGACGACCCTGAAGGGCGCCCGACCGTGTTCGACCGCCTGCCACGGCCAAAAGAGGGCCGCTGGATCAACATCGGCCGCCTCGACATCAACACCACCGGATTGTTGCTGTTCACCACCGACGGTGAGCTGGCCAACCGCCTGATGCACCCGTCTTACGAGATGGACCGTGAGTACGCGGTACGTGTGCGTGGTGAAGTCGACGACGAGATGATCGAGCGCCTGAAAGCCGGCGTGATGCTGGAAGACGGCCCGGCCAAGTTCACCGACATCCAGAAGGCACCAGGTGGCGAAGGCTTCAACCACTGGTACCACTGCGTGGTGATGGAAGGCCGTAACCGAGAGGTGCGTCGCCTGTGGGAATCCCAGGGCATGGTGGTCAGCCGCCTGAAGCGCGTGCGTTTCGGCCCGGTGTTCCTCAACTCCGACCTGCCGATGGGCCGCTGGCGTGAAATGACCCAGGGCGAAATCGACATCCTGGCCGCTGAAGTGGGCCTGCAGCCAGTAGCGCTGCCGGCCATGAAGCTCAAGGCCAAGGACAAGATGGAGCGCCTGCAGCGCAAGTCCACCCGCCCGCTGGGCCGTGGCGAGCGCGTACGCAACCTGCGCCCGGCTCACGAAGGTGCCGCTACTGGCGAGCGCCCGGCGCGTCAGCCGCGTGAAGAGGCTCCGCGTAAACCTAACCGTGGCAGCACGGTGGCCGAGCGCCCAAGCGATATGCGCAAGCGCCCGGGCAAGCCTGAGGGTGACAAGCCGGCAGGCCGTGGTCGCGGCAAGCCGCGTGGCTGA
- a CDS encoding amino acid permease, with the protein MSGQNMHSGELKRGLKNRHIQLIALGGAIGTGLFLGSAGVMKSAGPSMILGYAICGFIAFMIMRQLGEMIVEEPVAGSFSHFAHTYWGGFAGFLSGWNCWVLYILVGMSELSAVGKYVHYWWPEIPTWVTAAAFFVLINAINLMNVKFFGEAEFWFAIIKVVAIVSMIGLGAYLLTSGSGGPDATIANLWSHGGFFPNGVSGLVMALAFIMFSFGGLEMLGFTAAEADKPKTVIPKAINQVIYRILIFYVGALVVLLSLTPWDNLVASIDASGGSYGSSPFVQVFSLLGSDVAAHLLNFVVLTAALSVYNSGTYCNARMLLGMAEQGDAPASLAKVDKRGVPVRAILVSAAVTFVAVLLNYLMPQNALELLMSLVVATLVINWAMISYSHLKFRQHLDRTGQKPLFKALWYPYGNYVVMAFVVLILGIMLMIPGIQVSVYAIPVWLFAMFVIYMVKPRRRMNTGGVAGTAAK; encoded by the coding sequence ATGAGTGGACAAAACATGCATTCAGGCGAGCTCAAGCGGGGCCTGAAGAACCGCCACATCCAGTTGATCGCCCTTGGTGGTGCGATTGGTACCGGCCTGTTCCTCGGTTCGGCAGGCGTGATGAAATCCGCCGGCCCGTCCATGATCCTTGGCTACGCCATTTGCGGCTTCATCGCCTTCATGATCATGCGCCAGCTGGGCGAAATGATTGTCGAAGAGCCGGTGGCCGGCTCGTTCAGCCATTTCGCCCACACCTACTGGGGTGGTTTCGCCGGCTTCCTGTCGGGTTGGAACTGCTGGGTGCTGTACATCCTGGTGGGCATGTCGGAGCTTTCGGCGGTGGGCAAGTATGTTCACTACTGGTGGCCGGAGATTCCTACCTGGGTCACGGCGGCGGCGTTCTTCGTGCTGATCAACGCCATCAACCTGATGAACGTGAAGTTCTTCGGTGAAGCCGAATTCTGGTTTGCCATCATCAAGGTCGTGGCCATCGTCAGCATGATCGGCCTGGGTGCCTACCTGCTCACCAGCGGCAGCGGTGGCCCGGACGCCACCATCGCCAACCTGTGGTCCCATGGCGGCTTCTTCCCGAACGGTGTCAGCGGGTTGGTCATGGCCCTGGCGTTCATCATGTTCTCCTTCGGCGGCCTGGAAATGCTTGGCTTCACCGCTGCCGAGGCCGACAAGCCGAAGACCGTGATCCCGAAGGCGATCAACCAGGTCATCTACCGCATCCTGATTTTCTATGTCGGTGCCTTGGTGGTGCTGCTGTCGCTCACCCCGTGGGACAACCTGGTTGCCAGCATCGATGCCTCGGGTGGCAGCTACGGCAGCAGCCCGTTCGTGCAGGTGTTCTCGCTGCTGGGCAGTGACGTGGCCGCCCACCTGCTGAACTTCGTGGTATTGACCGCCGCGCTGTCGGTGTACAACAGCGGCACCTACTGCAACGCCCGCATGCTGCTGGGCATGGCCGAGCAGGGCGATGCCCCGGCGTCGCTGGCCAAGGTCGACAAGCGTGGCGTGCCAGTGCGTGCGATTCTGGTGTCGGCTGCCGTTACCTTTGTCGCCGTGCTGCTCAACTACCTGATGCCTCAGAACGCCCTGGAGCTGCTGATGTCGCTGGTAGTGGCCACCCTGGTAATCAACTGGGCGATGATCAGCTACTCGCACCTGAAGTTCCGTCAGCACCTGGACCGTACTGGCCAGAAGCCGCTGTTCAAGGCGCTGTGGTACCCCTATGGCAACTACGTGGTAATGGCCTTCGTGGTGCTGATTCTGGGCATCATGCTGATGATCCCGGGCATCCAGGTTTCGGTGTATGCGATCCCTGTGTGGCTGTTTGCGATGTTCGTTATCTACATGGTCAAGCCGCGCCGCCGGATGAATACCGGTGGGGTTGCGGGTACCGCAGCCAAGTAA
- a CDS encoding LysR substrate-binding domain-containing protein, translating to MNYRHLTPSMSLLLAFEAAARHESYTRAAAELSLTQSAVSRQVQALEQQLGLTLFRREGRQVQLTDVGRLYQRELSEALGRIRSATLQALAYQSGVGTLRLATLPTFGSKWLLPRLHAFYSAHPGMLVHIHSRIEAINFDTSEIDAAIGVASHDLPGLICHRLHAEELVVILPPEAGADSQGWSPARISEEVLLNVANNPHAWGEWFSHHGLPHRSMRLGPSFELTSHLIQAVRAGIGIGLVPRILVEEELSKAELYSPGVAFASQRSYYLIYPPRNEALPSLRAFRGWLLEQI from the coding sequence ATGAATTACCGCCACCTGACACCGTCCATGTCGCTGCTGCTGGCATTCGAGGCCGCCGCCCGGCATGAAAGCTACACCCGCGCCGCTGCCGAACTGTCACTGACCCAGAGCGCGGTCAGCCGCCAGGTGCAGGCGCTGGAACAGCAACTGGGCCTGACCCTGTTTCGCCGCGAAGGCCGCCAGGTGCAGCTGACCGATGTCGGCCGCCTGTACCAGCGCGAGCTCAGCGAGGCACTGGGGCGCATCCGCAGCGCCACCCTGCAGGCACTGGCCTACCAGTCAGGGGTGGGCACCTTGCGCCTGGCCACCCTACCCACCTTCGGCTCGAAATGGCTGTTGCCGAGGCTTCATGCGTTCTACAGCGCCCACCCGGGCATGCTGGTGCACATTCATTCGCGCATCGAAGCCATCAACTTCGACACCAGCGAAATCGATGCCGCCATCGGTGTGGCCAGCCATGACCTGCCGGGGCTGATCTGTCATCGCCTGCATGCCGAGGAACTGGTGGTGATCCTGCCGCCGGAGGCCGGCGCGGATAGCCAGGGCTGGAGCCCGGCAAGGATCAGTGAAGAGGTGCTGTTGAATGTGGCCAACAACCCCCACGCATGGGGCGAGTGGTTTTCGCACCATGGCCTGCCGCACCGGTCGATGCGCCTGGGGCCGAGCTTTGAGCTGACCTCGCACCTGATCCAGGCAGTGCGTGCCGGGATTGGTATCGGGCTGGTGCCGCGCATTCTGGTGGAGGAGGAACTCTCCAAGGCAGAGCTGTACAGCCCTGGGGTAGCGTTTGCTAGCCAGCGCAGTTACTACCTGATCTATCCGCCCCGGAATGAGGCCTTGCCGTCGTTACGGGCATTCAGGGGCTGGTTGCTGGAACAGATCTGA
- a CDS encoding FAD-binding and (Fe-S)-binding domain-containing protein, whose product MIAQLPTVAPSANYPEFLEALRSSGFRGQISADYGTRTVLATDNSIYQRLPQAAVFPLDADDVARVATLMGEARFQDVKLTPRGGGTGTNGQSLTDGIVVDLSRHMNKILEINVEERWVRVQAGTVKDQLNAALKPHGLFFAPELSTSNRATVGGMINTDASGQGSCTYGKTRDHVLELHSVLLGGERLHSLPIDDATLEQACAAPGRVGEVYRMARDIQENQAELIEATFPKLNRCLTGYDLAHLRDEQGRFNLNSVLCGAEGSLGYVVEAKLNVLPIPKYAVLVNVRYTSFMDALRDANALMAHKPLSIETVDSKVLMLAMKDIVWHSVAEYFPADPERPTLGINLVEFCGDEPAEVNARVQAFVEHLQADTSVERLGHTLAEGAEAVTRVYVMRKRSVGLLGNVEGEVRPQPFVEDTAVPPEQLADYIADFRALLDGYGLAYGMFGHVDAGVLHVRPALDMKDPAQAALVKPISDAVAALTKSYGGLLWGEHGKGLRSEYVPEYFGELYPALQRLKGAFDPHNQLNPGKICTPPGSTEGLTPVDGVTLRGDLDRTIDERVWQDFPSAVHCNGNGACYNYDPNDAMCPSWKATRERQHSPKGRASLMREWLRLQGEANIDVLAAARNRVSWFKGLPARLRNNRARSQGQEDFSHEVYDAMAGCLACKSCAGQCPIKVNVPDFRSRFLELYHGRYQRPLRDYLIGSLEFSIPYLAHAPGLYNAVMGSKWVTRLLADKVGMVDSPLISRFNFQATLTRCRVGVASVPALRELTPAQRERSIVLVQDAFTRYFETPLLSAFIDLAHRLGHRVYLAPYSANGKPLHVQGFLGAFAKAAIRNATQLKALADCGVPLVGLDPAMTLVYRQEYQKVPGLEGCPKVLLPQEWLMDVLPEQAPTAPGNFRLMAHCTEKTNVPASTRQWEQVFERLGLKLVTEATGCCGMSGTYGHEARNQETSRTIFEQSWASKLDKEGEPLATGYSCRSQVKRMTERKMRHPLEVVLQYAQR is encoded by the coding sequence ATGATCGCCCAGCTGCCGACCGTTGCACCGAGCGCAAACTACCCCGAATTCCTCGAAGCCCTGCGCAGCAGCGGCTTCCGTGGCCAGATCAGTGCCGACTACGGCACCCGCACCGTGCTGGCCACCGATAACTCGATCTACCAGCGCTTGCCCCAGGCGGCGGTGTTCCCGCTGGACGCCGACGACGTGGCGCGGGTTGCCACGCTGATGGGCGAGGCGCGCTTCCAGGACGTCAAGCTGACCCCGCGCGGTGGTGGTACCGGCACCAACGGCCAGTCGCTGACCGACGGCATCGTCGTTGACCTGTCGCGGCACATGAACAAGATCCTCGAAATCAACGTCGAGGAGCGCTGGGTGCGGGTGCAGGCCGGCACGGTCAAGGACCAGCTCAATGCCGCGCTCAAGCCGCACGGCCTGTTCTTCGCCCCCGAGTTGTCCACCTCCAACCGTGCCACCGTCGGCGGCATGATCAATACCGACGCCAGCGGCCAGGGCAGCTGCACCTACGGCAAGACCCGTGACCACGTACTGGAGCTGCACAGCGTGCTGCTCGGTGGCGAGCGCCTGCACAGCCTGCCAATCGACGATGCCACGCTGGAGCAGGCCTGCGCCGCCCCCGGCCGGGTCGGCGAGGTGTACCGCATGGCTCGCGACATTCAGGAAAACCAGGCTGAGCTGATCGAAGCCACCTTCCCCAAGCTCAACCGTTGCCTGACCGGCTACGACCTGGCGCACCTGCGCGACGAGCAGGGCCGTTTCAACCTCAACAGCGTGCTGTGTGGCGCCGAAGGCTCGCTGGGCTACGTGGTCGAAGCCAAGCTCAACGTGCTGCCGATCCCCAAGTACGCGGTGCTGGTCAACGTGCGCTACACCAGTTTCATGGATGCCCTGCGCGACGCCAATGCGCTGATGGCGCACAAGCCGCTGTCGATCGAGACCGTCGACTCCAAGGTGTTGATGCTGGCGATGAAAGACATCGTCTGGCACAGCGTTGCCGAATACTTCCCGGCCGACCCCGAGCGCCCGACCCTGGGTATCAACCTGGTGGAGTTCTGTGGCGACGAGCCGGCCGAGGTCAACGCCCGCGTGCAGGCCTTTGTCGAACACTTGCAGGCGGACACCAGCGTCGAGCGTCTGGGGCATACCTTGGCCGAAGGCGCCGAGGCGGTTACCCGCGTGTACGTGATGCGCAAGCGCTCGGTGGGCTTGCTGGGTAACGTCGAGGGCGAAGTGCGCCCGCAGCCGTTCGTCGAAGACACCGCGGTACCGCCGGAGCAGTTGGCCGACTACATCGCCGACTTCCGCGCGCTGCTCGATGGCTACGGGCTGGCCTACGGCATGTTCGGCCACGTCGATGCCGGCGTGCTGCACGTGCGCCCGGCACTGGACATGAAAGACCCCGCGCAGGCTGCGCTGGTCAAGCCGATTTCCGATGCAGTGGCGGCGCTGACCAAAAGTTACGGCGGCTTGCTGTGGGGCGAGCACGGCAAAGGCCTGCGCTCCGAATACGTGCCGGAGTACTTCGGCGAGCTGTACCCGGCGCTGCAGCGCTTGAAAGGTGCCTTTGACCCGCACAACCAGCTCAACCCGGGCAAGATCTGCACCCCGCCGGGCAGCACCGAGGGCCTGACCCCGGTCGATGGCGTGACCCTGCGCGGCGACCTCGACCGCACCATCGACGAGCGCGTGTGGCAGGACTTCCCCAGCGCCGTGCACTGCAACGGCAACGGCGCCTGCTACAACTACGACCCCAACGACGCCATGTGCCCGTCGTGGAAGGCTACCCGCGAACGCCAGCATTCGCCCAAGGGCCGTGCTTCGTTGATGCGCGAGTGGCTGCGCTTGCAGGGCGAGGCGAACATTGACGTGCTGGCGGCAGCGCGCAACAGGGTGTCGTGGTTCAAGGGCCTGCCCGCGCGCCTGCGCAACAACCGCGCACGCAGCCAGGGCCAGGAAGACTTTTCCCACGAAGTGTACGACGCCATGGCCGGTTGCCTGGCGTGCAAGTCGTGCGCCGGGCAGTGCCCGATCAAGGTCAACGTGCCGGACTTCCGTTCACGCTTCCTCGAGCTGTACCACGGCCGCTACCAGCGCCCGCTGCGTGACTACCTGATCGGCTCGCTGGAATTCAGCATTCCGTACCTGGCCCACGCGCCAGGGCTTTACAACGCAGTGATGGGCTCGAAGTGGGTAACCAGGCTGCTGGCCGACAAGGTCGGCATGGTCGACAGCCCGCTGATCAGCCGGTTCAACTTCCAGGCCACCCTGACCCGCTGCCGCGTTGGCGTGGCCAGCGTGCCGGCCCTGCGTGAACTGACCCCGGCCCAACGCGAGCGCAGCATCGTGCTGGTGCAGGACGCCTTTACCCGCTACTTCGAAACGCCGCTGCTGTCGGCTTTCATCGACCTGGCCCATCGCCTCGGTCATCGGGTGTATCTGGCGCCCTACAGCGCCAACGGCAAGCCGCTGCACGTGCAGGGCTTCCTCGGCGCATTCGCCAAGGCGGCGATCCGCAACGCTACCCAGCTCAAGGCCCTGGCCGACTGCGGCGTGCCGCTGGTGGGCCTGGACCCGGCGATGACCCTGGTGTATCGCCAGGAATACCAGAAAGTGCCGGGGCTGGAAGGTTGCCCGAAGGTGCTGTTGCCGCAGGAGTGGCTGATGGATGTGCTGCCCGAGCAGGCGCCGACCGCGCCGGGCAACTTCCGCCTGATGGCGCATTGCACCGAGAAGACCAACGTGCCAGCCAGCACCCGGCAGTGGGAGCAGGTGTTTGAGCGTCTGGGCCTGAAGCTGGTGACCGAGGCGACGGGTTGCTGCGGTATGTCCGGTACCTACGGGCACGAGGCGCGTAACCAGGAAACATCGCGGACCATCTTTGAGCAGAGCTGGGCCAGCAAGCTGGACAAGGAAGGGGAACCGTTGGCGACGGGCTATTCGTGCCGTAGCCAGGTCAAGCGCATGACCGAGCGCAAGATGCGCCACCCGCTGGAAGTGGTGTTGCAGTACGCCCAGCGTTAA